CCGCCCGTCCTCTACCACCGGAAAATCCTGCTGTGAGCCAGATAGTATCAAGCCTACGGCATGGGCCAATTGGTCGTCAGGGCCGAGCGTGCGGAAATCGGTTATCATAGCCCGGCTCACCGGTATACCACCGAGCGTAAACCTTATTTGAGTTATACTGGCCTCCTGGGCCGCTCCTATCCATACGAAGAGGGCTATGAACAGAAGAAATGGATTGCTGAAAAGGCCGATGAACCCGAATATAAAGGCTATGCCTTGTCCCAGGGTGGCAGCAATCTGGGTCGCCCTTACATAGTTCATCCTCATTGCCAGAATTGCCCGTAGCACTCGCCCACCATCCATGGGAAATGCGGGAATCATGTTGAATAAAACGAGGAAGATGTTCACAATCAGAAGGCGCTCTATAAAAGAGCCGCTGGTCATGCTGAGCTTATCCAAAGGCTCAAAGCCGCCGGTTGACCGAATCCAGATAAATAGAATTATCGCTATCACAACGTTGACCGCCGGGCCAGCAAGGGCTACCCAAAGCTCTTGTCCGGGCTCGTCGGGCATCCGCTCCAGCCGGGCCACCCCTCCTATCGGCAGCAAAGTAATGTCCCGGGTTTTTATTCCATACCTCTTGGCTGTCAGGGCGTGCCCGAACTCATGGAGGACAACACAGCCGAATATGGCCAGTGTAAAGATTACCCCGATTACGGTCGTTGCCAGGTTTTGACCCTGTGTCCAATGGGCAAGCACTACCCAGCCTATTATAAGTAGGAAGGTGGCGTGTATGTATACACCTATTCCGGCGAACTCTCCTACTTTCCATGACCACTTCACTAAAGTATCCTCCGTTCGAATTCAAATGGCATGTGTATTAAGTAAATAATAGTGTAGCTTGAGCAAACCATATATTAAACGTGATGAGGACTTTAATCGAAGTCAAAGAGGTCACCCCAGAATGACTTCTTCTTACGCCTGTAGGGCTCACGTTCGTATTCTTCCCTGCTTTCCCGTTCATATCCCTTCCTACTATAACCTTCTCTACGCTCTGCGTAAGAAGTAGATTCCATCCTTTCGATGATCTTATCAAGCTCACCCCGATCCAGCCATACTCCCCGACATTGAGGACAATAATCGATCTCAACCCCTTGCCTCTCTGACATTTTCAATTCGATATTACAGGATGGACATTTCATTTTAACCTCCATAAAGAAATCAGTATATTATGATATTAAAATATAATAACATACTAGAATTTAAGAATTGGCTCTCATCAGCTAATATGCTATGTAAGCACCGGTTTCTTTTAATTTTAACCAAGTTGAACATAGGACTGCGAGCACCGATTTCCAAGACCAAAGTAAAGAACCGAGCACTACACTAGCCCGTGTTCTTCATACCGGCGGCAATGCCGTTTATGCTGAGTTTAAGGTTCTCGATGAGCTTGACTTCTTCTTCCTTCTCAAAGTCTCCCTTGTTCAGCCTTCTTAAAAGCCCCACCTGGATGTAGCTCAGGGAATCTATATAAGGATTTCTCAACTCGATCGTTTTCTGAAGAAACGGGTTATTGTCCAGTATTTTTTCCTGTTCGGTAATCTTGAGCACTACCTCCTCCAGCAACCTATAGTCGTTTCTTATCTGCTCGAATATTCTCCTGCCTATCTCTCTCGGGCTCACCAGGAAAGAGTATTCGAGTGCAATCCACATATCCGCCTTGGCCATAGTTATCTGCACGTTATCTATGAAGGAACGGAAGAACCTCCAGTTTCCGTACATCTCCTTCAGCATCTTTAGGTTATGGCCGGGATTCCTGCCCGCAAACGCATGGAGTGAAGAACCCACCGAGTATAAACCGGTTAGAAGATGTCGATTCTGGGTCCAGCTAAAAACCCAGGGGATTGCCCTCAGGTCCTCGATTCGCTCGCTCTGCTTCCTCTTGGCCGGGCGGGAGCCTATGTGCATCTGCTCTATCATGGAAATAGGCGTAGCCTGCCGGAAATAGGCATAAAAATCGGGGTCCTCGTAAACCAGAGCCCTCCAGATCCTCCTGGCGTTCTCCGAAACCTCCTCCATCACCTCTTCCCATTCCGGTTTTATCTCCCTCTGTTCGAGACTTACCTGGACCACCGCCGAGGTTATAAGCTCGAAGTTGTCCTCGGCGATCTCCGGAAGGGAATAGTTGCTATAAATGACCTCTCCCTGCTCGGTTATTTTTATGAGTCCGTCCACCGTTCCGGGAGGACGGGCCAGTATCGCCCGGTTTGTGGGACCGCCCCCCCTGCTCACGCTCCCACCCCTGCCGTGAAATAGTTTCTGTCTCAGTCCAAACTGGTCTGCTAACTCTTTCAACGCCCTTTGAACCTTGTGGCTCTCCCAACTGGCGCAGAGAAGCCCTCCGTCTTTGCCGCTGTCCGAGTAGCCGATCATAATCTCGGAAATACCGCCTCGGGCGTTTAGATGCCTGGCATAAATGGGGTGTGAATAAAGCTTTCGCATTATATCCGGGGC
The Thermodesulfobacteriota bacterium DNA segment above includes these coding regions:
- a CDS encoding site-2 protease family protein, with the protein product MKWSWKVGEFAGIGVYIHATFLLIIGWVVLAHWTQGQNLATTVIGVIFTLAIFGCVVLHEFGHALTAKRYGIKTRDITLLPIGGVARLERMPDEPGQELWVALAGPAVNVVIAIILFIWIRSTGGFEPLDKLSMTSGSFIERLLIVNIFLVLFNMIPAFPMDGGRVLRAILAMRMNYVRATQIAATLGQGIAFIFGFIGLFSNPFLLFIALFVWIGAAQEASITQIRFTLGGIPVSRAMITDFRTLGPDDQLAHAVGLILSGSQQDFPVVEDGRVVGILTQGDLIGALNQHGRETPVKDVMRKDFHLIDSSEMLESVFVRLQSGSCRTLPVVHNGRLVGIVTPENISEFIMIQSALGKDRADFDRNII
- a CDS encoding zf-TFIIB domain-containing protein — its product is MKCPSCNIELKMSERQGVEIDYCPQCRGVWLDRGELDKIIERMESTSYAERREGYSRKGYERESREEYEREPYRRKKKSFWGDLFDFD